One genomic region from Yersinia canariae encodes:
- the sodA gene encoding superoxide dismutase [Mn] translates to MSYSLPSLPYAYDALEPHFDKQTMEIHHTKHHQTYVNNANTVLESFPELAKLSVEDLIKDLDKVPAEKRTFMRNNAGGHANHSLFWKGLKLGTTLTGDLKAAIERDFGSVDSFKEKFEQAAATRFGSGWAWLVLKDDGKLAVVSTANQDSPLMGEAVSGASGFPIVGLDVWEHAYYLKFQNRRPDYIKAFWNVVNWDEAAARFAQAK, encoded by the coding sequence ATGAGTTACTCACTGCCATCACTGCCTTATGCTTATGACGCCCTGGAACCACACTTCGATAAGCAGACGATGGAAATCCATCACACCAAACACCACCAAACCTATGTTAACAATGCAAACACGGTGTTGGAGAGCTTCCCTGAGCTGGCTAAACTGAGTGTTGAAGATCTGATCAAAGATCTGGACAAAGTCCCAGCTGAAAAACGCACCTTTATGCGTAATAACGCCGGCGGCCATGCTAACCACAGCCTGTTCTGGAAAGGCCTGAAACTGGGTACCACTCTGACCGGTGACCTGAAAGCCGCTATCGAGCGCGATTTTGGCAGTGTTGACAGCTTCAAAGAAAAATTTGAGCAAGCTGCGGCAACACGTTTCGGTTCAGGCTGGGCTTGGCTGGTACTGAAAGACGACGGCAAACTGGCTGTTGTTTCCACCGCTAACCAAGACAGCCCGCTGATGGGCGAAGCCGTTTCTGGCGCATCAGGCTTCCCGATTGTTGGCCTGGATGTGTGGGAACATGCTTACTATCTGAAATTCCAAAACCGCCGCCCAGACTACATCAAAGCATTCTGGAACGTCGTTAACTGGGACGAAGCAGCAGCGCGTTTCGCTCAAGCTAAGTAA